Proteins encoded in a region of the Desulfovibrio desulfuricans genome:
- a CDS encoding MFS transporter: MQMDTAVDLIEKPTHKRFILLAILLLTITVAYIDRVNITVLMADNAFLQDLGLAGNPTKTGLLMSCFLLAYGLGNVCLSGLGDIFGPKKSMIAAIIVWFFSMLIGGFASILGVMLLSRFLLGLGEGLHFPMMNTYCRAWFPVKEKAKASAIWFIGTSVAPALGMPIFAWIVAHHSWHWTFFFAAAIGLIPIAFLLHTTDTPRQHKNINQAEIDYIERGQAAATELKVEHGEKSGAARIWRNFAAICKIRLYWCVVVYYCVHNVVYWGLLTWLPAYLKTERGFSWSEMGFLASMPFILAIGCKLLTGWASDKLGRRAPFIILATAGVAAALYFASTVSNNYLSAICICLGMAAITPGAPLSLTLLQELIPQDAISIGTGFMNGLSMLCAAVSPVVLGYLMSRLGSFAAALTFLIVVALVGMVSAIILTINKY; this comes from the coding sequence ATGCAAATGGATACTGCCGTGGATCTCATTGAAAAACCTACGCATAAGAGATTCATCCTGTTGGCCATCCTGCTGTTGACCATCACCGTGGCTTATATTGACCGCGTTAACATAACGGTGCTCATGGCCGACAATGCCTTTCTGCAAGACTTGGGTCTCGCAGGCAACCCCACCAAAACCGGGCTGCTCATGTCCTGCTTTCTGCTGGCATACGGCTTGGGTAACGTTTGCCTTAGTGGTCTGGGCGACATTTTTGGTCCAAAAAAATCCATGATCGCCGCCATCATCGTATGGTTTTTCTCCATGTTGATCGGTGGGTTCGCCTCCATTCTGGGAGTCATGCTGCTTTCACGGTTTCTGCTGGGATTGGGCGAGGGCCTGCACTTTCCCATGATGAACACCTATTGCCGGGCATGGTTTCCGGTAAAAGAAAAAGCCAAGGCCAGCGCAATCTGGTTTATAGGCACCAGCGTTGCGCCTGCGCTCGGCATGCCAATTTTCGCATGGATTGTTGCGCACCACAGCTGGCACTGGACTTTCTTTTTTGCAGCGGCAATCGGATTGATCCCAATCGCGTTTCTACTGCATACGACTGACACTCCCCGCCAGCATAAAAACATAAATCAGGCGGAAATAGACTATATCGAGCGGGGGCAGGCCGCAGCTACCGAGCTCAAGGTTGAGCATGGGGAAAAAAGCGGAGCCGCGCGCATATGGCGGAACTTCGCCGCCATATGCAAAATCAGGCTGTACTGGTGCGTGGTTGTCTATTACTGCGTGCACAATGTGGTGTACTGGGGCCTGCTGACATGGTTGCCCGCATATCTCAAAACCGAGAGGGGCTTTTCCTGGTCCGAAATGGGATTTCTGGCCTCCATGCCCTTTATCCTGGCCATTGGTTGTAAACTGCTTACCGGATGGGCTTCGGACAAATTAGGGCGCCGTGCGCCCTTCATCATTCTGGCCACGGCCGGGGTGGCGGCAGCGCTCTATTTCGCTTCCACCGTAAGCAACAATTATCTTTCAGCTATCTGCATATGCCTTGGCATGGCCGCCATCACTCCCGGTGCGCCGTTGTCCCTAACACTGTTGCAGGAACTCATTCCCCAAGACGCCATTTCTATCGGCACGGGCTTCATGAATGGGCTCAGCATGCTTTGCGCGGCAGTCAGCCCTGTGGTGCTTGGCTATCTCATGAGCCGTCTGGGCAGTTTCGCCGCTGCCCTGACCTTTCTTATAGTTGTGGCGCTGGTGGGCATGGTCAGCGCCATCATTTTGACCATCAACAAGTATTGA
- a CDS encoding mandelate racemase/muconate lactonizing enzyme family protein gives MKITSVEVFDCEINKHYPDMVMFEPIFIRINTDEGISGIGEVGLAYGFASKGGVGILRDLARCIIGMNPCNVEQIWEKLFRDTFWGCGGGPVIYGGISAIDIACWDIRGKVANLPLYALLGGKTNETLRCYASQIQFDWDLKHKYMKDPQDYAQAARKAMADGYDAIKVDPLMVDENAKRNPKHTGYGILPQQDIEMAVNRVKAIREAGPKLDIIIELHSFLSCNAAIQLAEQLRPLRIFYYEEPMHSMHVENMALIARTIGIPVATGERVYTRWGYRPFLEKQALAVVQPDICLAGGITETKKICDMANVYDTSVQIHVCGGPVSKAAALHMETAIPNFLIHEHHSYALKQCIRELCTNDYQPVRGKYRAPELPGLGQELNDEVVKEYLVATIKK, from the coding sequence ATGAAAATTACAAGCGTCGAAGTGTTCGATTGTGAGATCAACAAACATTATCCTGACATGGTCATGTTTGAGCCCATCTTCATTCGTATCAACACGGATGAAGGCATCAGCGGCATCGGCGAAGTCGGTCTTGCTTATGGCTTCGCCTCCAAAGGTGGCGTAGGGATACTGCGTGATCTGGCGCGCTGCATCATTGGAATGAACCCCTGCAATGTCGAACAGATATGGGAAAAACTGTTCAGGGACACCTTCTGGGGTTGCGGCGGCGGCCCTGTGATCTATGGCGGCATAAGCGCCATAGATATCGCCTGCTGGGACATCCGGGGCAAGGTGGCAAATCTGCCGCTCTACGCGCTGCTTGGCGGCAAGACCAATGAAACCTTGCGCTGCTACGCCAGCCAGATACAGTTCGACTGGGATCTGAAGCACAAATACATGAAAGACCCGCAGGACTATGCGCAGGCAGCGCGTAAGGCCATGGCCGACGGCTATGACGCCATCAAGGTTGACCCCCTGATGGTGGATGAAAACGCCAAGCGCAACCCAAAGCACACGGGATACGGCATCCTGCCCCAACAGGATATTGAAATGGCCGTAAACCGGGTAAAGGCCATCCGCGAGGCCGGCCCCAAGCTTGACATCATCATTGAACTGCATTCGTTCCTGAGCTGCAACGCGGCCATCCAGTTGGCCGAGCAACTGCGCCCTCTACGCATCTTTTATTATGAGGAACCCATGCACTCCATGCATGTGGAAAACATGGCCCTCATCGCACGCACTATAGGCATTCCCGTGGCCACTGGCGAACGCGTCTACACGCGCTGGGGGTATCGGCCTTTCCTGGAAAAGCAGGCGCTTGCCGTAGTTCAGCCGGACATATGCCTTGCCGGCGGCATTACCGAAACAAAAAAAATCTGCGACATGGCCAATGTCTATGACACCTCAGTGCAAATCCATGTATGCGGTGGCCCCGTGTCCAAGGCTGCGGCGCTGCATATGGAAACGGCCATTCCCAACTTTCTCATCCATGAGCACCATTCCTATGCACTCAAGCAGTGCATTCGCGAGCTTTGCACCAACGACTATCAGCCGGTTAGGGGCAAATACCGCGCTCCGGAGCTTCCCGGGCTGGGGCAGGAGCTTAATGACGAGGTTGTGAAAGAGTACCTTGTCGCCACTATAAAAAAATAG
- a CDS encoding ABC transporter ATP-binding protein produces the protein MLNQLAPEQSSASALLRLEDVSRVFDIRRGLFGEKRSLVAVDGVSLSLAKGASLGLVGESGCGKSTLGRLACGLLAPSQGQVLLDGRPLPSAGADSWAAGRIQMIFQDPFSSLNPRLTVGSSVAEPLAARGVSREERHAQAEAMLATVGLEGMGRRYPHEFSGGQRQRIAVARALITRPDVVVCDEPVSALDASVQAQALNLLREVQEQFGPAYLFISHDLAVVGFLCRHILVMYLGQIVEEGPTDAIFDGAAHPYTQALMAAMPTGSRRSEPIAALEGELPSPLAPPAGCRFHPRCPKAKGICRQEAPQWKELGDGWRVRCWEA, from the coding sequence ATGCTGAACCAGCTTGCGCCGGAACAGTCTTCCGCATCCGCCCTGCTGCGGCTGGAGGATGTCTCACGGGTGTTTGACATCCGACGGGGACTGTTCGGCGAAAAGCGCTCTCTTGTTGCCGTAGACGGCGTTAGCCTGAGCCTCGCCAAAGGCGCAAGCCTCGGCCTTGTGGGCGAATCCGGCTGCGGCAAATCCACCCTCGGGCGTCTGGCCTGCGGATTGCTGGCCCCTTCTCAGGGGCAGGTGCTGCTTGATGGTCGCCCCCTGCCCTCTGCCGGGGCGGACAGTTGGGCCGCCGGGCGCATCCAGATGATCTTTCAGGATCCTTTTTCGTCCCTCAATCCCCGGCTCACCGTGGGCAGTTCTGTGGCGGAACCGCTGGCAGCGCGCGGCGTCTCCCGCGAGGAACGTCACGCTCAGGCCGAAGCCATGCTGGCTACAGTGGGTCTTGAAGGCATGGGCCGCCGGTATCCGCACGAATTTTCCGGCGGGCAGCGGCAGCGCATTGCCGTGGCGCGGGCGCTCATCACCCGGCCAGACGTGGTCGTGTGCGACGAGCCTGTTTCCGCGCTCGATGCCTCAGTGCAGGCGCAGGCGCTCAACCTCCTGCGCGAGGTGCAGGAGCAGTTCGGGCCAGCCTATCTTTTCATTTCGCACGATCTGGCTGTTGTGGGCTTTCTGTGCCGCCATATTCTGGTCATGTATCTGGGGCAGATTGTGGAGGAAGGCCCCACCGATGCCATATTTGACGGTGCGGCGCACCCCTACACGCAGGCCCTCATGGCTGCCATGCCCACCGGGAGCCGCCGTAGCGAACCCATTGCCGCGCTTGAAGGCGAGCTGCCAAGCCCGCTGGCTCCGCCCGCCGGATGCCGCTTTCACCCGCGCTGCCCCAAGGCAAAGGGCATTTGCCGTCAGGAAGCACCACAGTGGAAAGAGCTGGGTGATGGGTGGCGTGTGAGGTGTTGGGAGGCGTAA
- the cobT gene encoding nicotinate-nucleotide--dimethylbenzimidazole phosphoribosyltransferase has translation MKTTQSDLLELILPGLRIAPLLQKDLDDAQAHLDDLTKPQGSLGRLEDLAQRLYAMSGGQAPISVSPAIMLTVAGDHGVADQGVSPFPKAVTRQMVQNFFNNGAGVNVLCKTSGMDLRVVDAGCDGGPYEPHAILIERRLGDGTADMSQGPAMSRETCLKGLRMGVELAHQLADNGYRCLGVGEMGIANSTAGTALYCALLHLDPEQMTGPGAGADPDMVRHKTEIVRRALAANASMLEGDDPINILAALGGFEIVLMAGLMLGAASRRLPVLVDGFICSAAYVAALHICPQLADYAVLSHASAEPGHVRALSKLTGGEARNNPLLHLSMRLGEGTGGAVAYHLLRCAASVYNDMATFSSAGVAGKTC, from the coding sequence ATGAAAACCACTCAATCCGACCTGTTGGAACTGATTTTGCCCGGCCTGCGCATTGCGCCCCTGCTTCAGAAAGACCTGGACGATGCCCAGGCCCATCTGGACGACCTCACCAAACCGCAGGGCAGCCTTGGCCGCCTTGAAGACCTCGCCCAGAGGCTCTATGCCATGAGCGGCGGGCAAGCGCCCATCAGCGTCAGCCCGGCCATCATGCTTACGGTTGCGGGCGACCACGGCGTTGCCGATCAGGGCGTTTCGCCTTTTCCCAAGGCCGTGACGCGCCAGATGGTGCAAAACTTTTTTAACAACGGCGCGGGCGTCAATGTTTTATGCAAGACCTCGGGCATGGATCTGCGCGTAGTGGACGCAGGCTGCGACGGCGGCCCCTATGAGCCGCACGCCATCCTCATTGAGCGCCGCCTGGGCGACGGCACCGCAGATATGAGCCAGGGCCCGGCCATGAGCCGCGAAACCTGCCTCAAGGGGCTGCGCATGGGCGTGGAACTGGCGCACCAACTTGCGGATAATGGCTATCGCTGCCTCGGCGTGGGCGAAATGGGCATTGCCAACAGCACGGCAGGCACTGCCCTGTACTGCGCCTTGCTGCACCTTGACCCCGAGCAGATGACCGGCCCCGGCGCTGGCGCAGATCCCGACATGGTGCGCCACAAGACTGAAATCGTGCGCCGCGCGCTGGCAGCCAATGCTTCCATGCTGGAAGGCGACGACCCCATCAATATTCTGGCCGCCTTGGGCGGATTTGAAATTGTTCTCATGGCCGGGCTGATGCTTGGCGCTGCCTCGCGCCGCCTGCCCGTGCTGGTTGACGGCTTTATATGCAGCGCGGCCTATGTGGCGGCCCTGCACATCTGCCCCCAGCTTGCCGACTACGCAGTGCTTTCCCACGCCTCGGCAGAGCCGGGCCACGTGCGCGCCCTGTCCAAGCTGACCGGCGGCGAAGCCCGCAACAATCCCCTGCTGCACCTGAGCATGCGCCTTGGCGAAGGCACCGGCGGCGCTGTGGCCTATCACCTGCTGCGTTGCGCTGCCTCCGTGTACAACGACATGGCGACTTTCAGCTCCGCAGGCGTGGCGGGCAAAACATGCTGA
- a CDS encoding trypsin-like peptidase domain-containing protein: MKARPIYIQRNLPCRGRSRPGRVEAAAVEGSFALRLFFLMLAAALLLCTPSRAGAVAADSPRMTPVVRAVQAVAPAVVNITSTHIVEGQRLSPLEQFFGPGFPGLPGFDMPGGRKVRQKRVSLGSGVIVDGEKGLVLTNAHVIAGGDEVMVHLLDGREFPAAVKGADPDFDIAVLQIKGASKLPAVKLGDSGDIMPGETVIAIGNPFGFNHTVTTGVVSALGRTIRNKDGAFTDLVQTDAAINPGNSGGPLLNIEGVLIGINTAVDARAEGIGFAIPINKARRVMHDLMSAGRVAPLWLGLDLQDVDGRTAMALGLKDAGGVLVTAVFPGSPAAKAGIAPGDILETINSSPVRDRRDYLDILRNQTAGTPLRLQLLREGGALKIEATPEPFGDAEARALLERRWGFSAAQTAQGVVVRQARADGPASFLRQGDHITAVGAAETRTMEDFLQAFRRERMSGQILLQVVRNGKGYYARLVP; the protein is encoded by the coding sequence ATGAAAGCCAGACCCATCTATATACAAAGAAATCTGCCTTGCCGTGGCCGCTCGCGTCCTGGGCGTGTAGAAGCGGCGGCAGTTGAGGGAAGTTTTGCCCTGCGTCTGTTTTTTTTGATGCTGGCGGCGGCTCTGCTGCTGTGCACGCCTTCGCGGGCTGGGGCCGTAGCGGCGGACAGCCCCCGCATGACCCCTGTGGTGCGCGCCGTGCAGGCTGTTGCCCCGGCGGTTGTGAACATAACAAGCACACATATTGTTGAAGGGCAGCGGCTTTCGCCCCTTGAGCAGTTTTTTGGCCCGGGCTTTCCCGGCTTGCCGGGTTTTGATATGCCCGGCGGGCGCAAGGTGCGGCAAAAGCGCGTCAGCCTTGGTTCTGGCGTCATTGTAGATGGAGAAAAAGGCCTTGTGCTCACCAACGCGCATGTTATCGCGGGTGGGGATGAAGTCATGGTGCACCTGCTGGACGGCAGGGAATTTCCCGCCGCCGTCAAAGGGGCTGACCCGGATTTTGACATTGCCGTGCTCCAGATCAAGGGAGCGTCAAAGCTGCCTGCCGTAAAGCTTGGCGATTCTGGCGACATCATGCCGGGCGAAACCGTCATCGCCATCGGCAATCCCTTTGGTTTCAACCATACCGTCACCACGGGCGTTGTTTCTGCGCTTGGGCGCACTATCCGCAACAAGGACGGCGCGTTCACCGATCTTGTGCAGACTGACGCGGCCATCAACCCCGGCAACAGCGGCGGCCCGCTGCTGAACATCGAGGGGGTGCTCATAGGCATCAATACTGCCGTGGATGCACGCGCCGAGGGCATTGGCTTTGCCATCCCCATCAACAAGGCCCGTCGCGTCATGCACGACCTCATGAGCGCAGGGCGCGTGGCCCCGCTCTGGCTGGGGCTTGATTTGCAGGATGTGGACGGGCGCACGGCCATGGCCCTGGGCCTCAAGGATGCTGGCGGCGTTCTGGTTACGGCGGTGTTTCCCGGTTCTCCCGCTGCCAAGGCGGGCATAGCGCCCGGCGACATACTTGAAACCATAAATTCTTCACCTGTGCGCGACAGGCGCGATTATCTGGATATTTTGCGCAACCAGACAGCCGGAACCCCTTTGCGGCTGCAACTGCTTCGCGAGGGCGGCGCGTTGAAGATCGAGGCTACCCCCGAACCCTTTGGCGATGCGGAGGCCCGTGCCCTGCTGGAGCGCCGCTGGGGATTCAGCGCAGCGCAAACCGCGCAGGGCGTGGTGGTGCGTCAGGCCAGGGCAGACGGCCCGGCATCTTTTTTGCGCCAGGGCGACCACATAACGGCGGTGGGCGCTGCCGAGACCAGAACTATGGAAGATTTTTTACAGGCTTTCAGAAGAGAGCGCATGTCCGGGCAGATTTTGTTGCAGGTTGTGCGCAACGGCAAGGGCTATTACGCGCGTCTTGTGCCATAA
- a CDS encoding ferredoxin has product MGYNVNVDVDKCVGCGECVDVCPVEVYEIKDGKSEAVNAEECLGCESCVEVCEVSAITVEEN; this is encoded by the coding sequence ATGGGTTATAATGTTAATGTTGACGTTGACAAGTGCGTGGGCTGTGGCGAATGCGTGGACGTGTGCCCCGTTGAAGTTTACGAAATCAAGGACGGCAAGTCCGAAGCCGTGAACGCCGAAGAATGCCTTGGCTGCGAATCCTGTGTGGAAGTTTGCGAAGTCAGCGCTATCACCGTTGAAGAAAACTAG
- a CDS encoding YkgJ family cysteine cluster protein, with translation MIPDLISIFTRYETLRAEVDDLFGRVRGAFPQCVVCKEGCSDCCHALFDLSLVEAMYINKAFEAAFGYGPQRSAILERASDLDRQATRIKRELYRAEKDGESPEAIMERAAQIKLRCPLLDDNNECLLYHARPITCRVYGVPTAIAGQGHVCGFSAFEKGKPYPTIHMDKIQNRLEDLSRDVATTVQSRFKELHDVYVPLSMALLTRYDEAYLGIGPAKKEEA, from the coding sequence ATGATCCCTGATCTGATCTCTATTTTTACCCGCTATGAAACGTTGCGGGCCGAAGTTGACGACCTTTTCGGCAGGGTGCGCGGGGCCTTTCCCCAGTGCGTAGTCTGCAAGGAAGGCTGTAGCGATTGTTGCCACGCGCTTTTTGATCTTTCCCTTGTTGAAGCCATGTACATCAACAAGGCATTTGAGGCCGCCTTTGGTTACGGGCCGCAGCGCTCCGCCATTCTTGAGCGCGCTTCTGATCTGGACCGCCAGGCCACGCGCATCAAGCGCGAGCTGTACCGGGCGGAAAAAGACGGCGAAAGCCCCGAGGCCATCATGGAGCGCGCGGCCCAGATCAAGCTGCGCTGCCCCCTGCTGGACGATAATAACGAATGCCTGCTGTACCACGCCCGGCCCATTACCTGCCGCGTGTACGGCGTGCCCACGGCCATTGCCGGGCAAGGGCATGTGTGCGGCTTTTCCGCCTTTGAAAAGGGCAAGCCATACCCCACCATCCATATGGACAAGATCCAGAACAGGCTTGAAGACCTGAGCAGGGATGTGGCCACAACAGTGCAGAGCCGCTTTAAAGAACTGCATGACGTGTATGTGCCTTTGTCCATGGCTCTGCTAACCCGCTACGATGAGGCCTATCTGGGTATCGGCCCGGCCAAGAAAGAAGAGGCCTGA
- a CDS encoding tetratricopeptide repeat protein, whose protein sequence is MKARYDDLDEYIADLKAEIAQNEQCATHYYNLGLALLTKRDFVAAEEALLNAVRNSPHLAEAYVQLGGICLERGDLDGCLRYNEEAANCRAKFPVPWGNIAFVHLQRGEPDKAITALNKALKWDPNFVQARNALSTAYYMKGDFAACETACKEVIKQQPGFAPAWNNLALAQFEMEQYADAAESAKKAQALGFEVPEGFLEELKAKGV, encoded by the coding sequence ATGAAAGCTCGCTACGATGACCTGGATGAATACATTGCCGATCTGAAGGCGGAAATCGCCCAGAACGAGCAGTGCGCTACCCATTACTACAATCTTGGTCTGGCCCTGCTGACCAAGCGCGACTTTGTGGCTGCTGAAGAAGCCCTGCTGAACGCTGTGCGCAATTCGCCGCATCTGGCGGAAGCCTATGTGCAGCTTGGCGGCATCTGCCTTGAACGCGGCGACCTTGACGGCTGCCTGCGCTACAATGAGGAAGCTGCCAACTGCCGCGCCAAATTCCCCGTGCCGTGGGGCAACATTGCTTTTGTGCACCTGCAACGCGGCGAGCCCGATAAGGCCATCACGGCCCTGAACAAGGCCCTCAAGTGGGATCCCAACTTTGTGCAGGCCAGAAATGCGCTTTCCACCGCCTATTATATGAAGGGCGACTTTGCGGCTTGCGAAACAGCCTGCAAGGAAGTGATCAAGCAGCAGCCCGGTTTTGCCCCGGCCTGGAACAATCTGGCGCTGGCGCAGTTTGAAATGGAACAGTACGCCGACGCCGCAGAATCCGCCAAAAAGGCGCAGGCTCTGGGATTTGAAGTGCCGGAAGGCTTCCTCGAAGAGCTTAAGGCCAAGGGCGTCTAA
- a CDS encoding YigZ family protein: MTRYAVPDVAPQHPHCTEIVIRRSRFLTQCAHTPDAATARAFVEQVRRKHADATHNCWAYAAGAPGNTAQIGSSDDGEPHGTAGRPMLQIVLHSGIGELCVVVSRWFGGVKLGTGGLVRAYQDSVRENLADLPVRQRVPETSLQLTVAYAHLDALRRMLPTYEARLESEDYQAEARLQLRLPAEHVEAFQVALAGVSNGAALCSELADSDTA; the protein is encoded by the coding sequence ATGACGCGCTATGCCGTGCCTGATGTTGCGCCGCAACACCCGCACTGCACAGAAATCGTTATCCGCCGCAGCCGCTTTCTGACCCAGTGCGCCCATACGCCGGATGCGGCAACAGCGCGGGCCTTTGTGGAACAGGTGCGGCGCAAGCACGCCGATGCAACGCACAACTGCTGGGCATATGCCGCTGGCGCGCCGGGGAATACGGCGCAGATCGGTTCGTCAGACGATGGAGAACCCCACGGCACTGCTGGCAGGCCCATGCTGCAAATTGTGCTGCACAGCGGCATTGGCGAATTGTGCGTGGTGGTGAGCCGCTGGTTTGGCGGCGTCAAGCTTGGCACAGGCGGCCTTGTGCGGGCCTATCAGGACAGTGTGCGCGAAAATCTGGCCGATCTGCCCGTGAGGCAGCGTGTGCCGGAAACCAGTTTGCAGCTTACCGTTGCCTACGCGCACCTTGATGCCCTGCGCCGCATGTTGCCAACGTACGAAGCCCGCCTTGAAAGTGAAGACTATCAGGCTGAGGCCAGATTGCAACTGCGTTTGCCCGCCGAACACGTGGAGGCCTTTCAGGTTGCGCTGGCAGGCGTAAGCAATGGCGCGGCCCTTTGCAGTGAGCTTGCGGACAGCGACACCGCCTGA
- a CDS encoding cupin domain-containing protein, with translation MNAQEIISHFGMRPHPEGGFYHRTYEAPQILTADEMPCGFIGPRPVSTAILFLLEQGQYSRLHRIRQDELWHFHLGGPLRLACIDTHGQPREVILGPNIMAGQHVQFTIPGGCWFGATPAPGSEFALVGCTVSPGFDMEDLRLGQPEELTLRYPNAKDCIREFCPPLNDAQRAACRRCGDDE, from the coding sequence ATGAACGCCCAAGAAATCATATCCCATTTCGGCATGCGGCCCCACCCCGAAGGGGGGTTCTATCACCGCACATACGAAGCTCCGCAAATTCTTACGGCGGATGAAATGCCCTGTGGTTTTATAGGGCCAAGACCCGTATCTACAGCCATCCTTTTTCTGCTTGAGCAGGGTCAATATTCACGTTTGCACCGCATCAGGCAGGATGAACTGTGGCATTTCCACCTTGGCGGCCCCTTGCGCCTGGCCTGTATTGATACACACGGGCAACCGCGCGAAGTGATCCTTGGCCCGAATATTATGGCGGGGCAACACGTGCAGTTTACCATTCCCGGCGGCTGCTGGTTTGGCGCAACGCCTGCGCCAGGCAGCGAGTTTGCACTTGTGGGCTGCACGGTTTCACCGGGCTTTGATATGGAAGACCTGCGCCTGGGCCAGCCGGAAGAGCTGACCCTGCGCTACCCCAATGCAAAAGACTGCATACGCGAATTCTGCCCACCTCTGAACGACGCCCAGCGCGCCGCCTGTAGAAGATGCGGTGACGACGAATGA
- a CDS encoding rubrerythrin family protein has product MSTTQENLMAAFAGESQANRKYLAFAAAADKEGMHQVAKLFRAAAAAETVHAHTHLKNAGKIGNTMANLKSAIEGETYEFTTMYPDMIKQAQAEGQSAVAKYFDFANQVEEIHAKLYQKALENPAALPATDYYVCKVCGYTHEGPCDACPVCGGGAAAFFKVED; this is encoded by the coding sequence ATGAGCACCACACAAGAAAATCTGATGGCGGCCTTTGCCGGTGAATCCCAGGCCAACCGCAAGTACCTTGCCTTTGCTGCCGCTGCCGACAAGGAAGGCATGCATCAGGTTGCCAAGCTGTTCCGCGCTGCTGCGGCTGCTGAAACCGTTCACGCTCATACCCACCTCAAGAATGCTGGCAAAATCGGAAACACCATGGCCAACCTCAAGTCGGCCATCGAAGGTGAAACCTACGAATTCACCACCATGTACCCCGACATGATCAAACAGGCCCAGGCCGAAGGCCAGAGCGCCGTTGCCAAGTATTTTGACTTTGCCAATCAGGTGGAAGAAATCCACGCCAAGCTTTACCAAAAGGCTCTGGAAAATCCCGCCGCTCTGCCCGCCACCGATTATTACGTGTGCAAGGTTTGCGGCTATACCCACGAAGGCCCCTGTGACGCGTGTCCTGTGTGCGGCGGCGGCGCGGCAGCTTTCTTCAAGGTTGAAGACTAG
- a CDS encoding S41 family peptidase, with product MRLLVRLSLLVLLLAVGGVVALPGAPQCAEKKETSKEAPSKFDALKRFSQVLDLVERYYVRDVTQGDLINGAVKGMLQGLDPHSTFMNAEEYKEMQETTSGEFFGIGIEISMENGQVTVVTPIEDTPAYRAGLKSGDIILSINGQPAQELSLQEVVSRIRGPKGSEVELAILHSDAKAPQTVRLVRDAIPLISVKSKKLEDGYYWIRLTRFSERTTEELRDALKAAEKETKNSGGIKGIVLDLRNNPGGLLDQAVSVSDTFLDKGVIVSIKGRRDNTDRVYEAKKQGDDIHAPMVVLINAGSASASEIVAGALRDQKRALTVGERSFGKGSVQNIIPLSDGSGLKLTVALYYTPNGSSIQAEGVVPDVEVPFEAPRTDDKDNSRLMVREQDLNRHIENGKDKKSSKAKNSKEDAAEQLARDNQLRMALQMVKSLPKMREIRN from the coding sequence ATGCGTCTTCTTGTCCGTCTTAGCCTTCTTGTGCTTCTGCTTGCCGTGGGCGGCGTGGTCGCCCTGCCGGGCGCTCCCCAGTGCGCCGAAAAAAAGGAAACGTCCAAGGAAGCCCCCAGTAAGTTTGATGCGCTCAAGCGCTTCAGCCAGGTTCTTGATCTGGTGGAGCGTTATTACGTGCGTGATGTGACGCAGGGCGACCTTATCAATGGCGCGGTCAAAGGCATGCTTCAGGGCCTTGACCCGCACTCCACCTTTATGAACGCCGAAGAATACAAAGAAATGCAGGAGACCACCTCCGGCGAGTTCTTTGGTATTGGCATAGAAATTTCCATGGAGAACGGTCAGGTTACGGTGGTGACTCCCATTGAGGACACCCCCGCCTATCGGGCCGGGCTCAAATCTGGCGACATTATTCTGTCCATCAACGGGCAGCCCGCGCAGGAACTCTCGTTGCAGGAAGTTGTTTCCCGCATCCGTGGCCCCAAGGGCTCGGAGGTGGAGCTTGCCATCCTGCACAGCGATGCCAAGGCCCCGCAGACTGTCCGCCTTGTGCGCGATGCCATTCCGCTTATCAGCGTGAAGTCCAAGAAGCTCGAGGACGGGTATTACTGGATTCGCCTCACGCGTTTTTCTGAGCGCACCACCGAAGAACTGCGCGACGCTCTTAAGGCGGCAGAAAAGGAAACCAAGAATTCCGGCGGCATCAAGGGGATCGTGCTTGACCTGCGCAATAACCCCGGCGGGCTGCTTGATCAGGCTGTGAGCGTTTCTGACACGTTCCTCGACAAGGGCGTCATCGTTTCCATCAAGGGACGGCGCGACAATACTGACCGCGTGTACGAAGCCAAAAAGCAGGGCGATGATATCCACGCCCCCATGGTTGTGCTGATCAACGCCGGCTCCGCCTCCGCTTCTGAAATCGTGGCTGGCGCCCTGCGCGACCAGAAGCGCGCCCTCACAGTGGGTGAGCGTTCATTCGGCAAGGGATCCGTGCAGAACATTATCCCGCTTTCTGACGGCTCCGGCCTCAAGCTTACGGTTGCCCTGTACTACACGCCCAACGGCAGCTCCATTCAGGCCGAAGGCGTTGTGCCTGATGTGGAAGTGCCGTTTGAAGCCCCCCGCACGGACGACAAGGATAACTCCCGCCTTATGGTGCGCGAGCAGGATCTGAACCGTCACATCGAAAACGGCAAGGACAAAAAATCTTCCAAGGCCAAGAACAGCAAGGAAGATGCCGCCGAGCAGCTCGCGCGCGACAACCAGTTGCGCATGGCCCTGCAAATGGTCAAGAGCCTCCCCAAGATGCGGGAAATCAGGAATTAA